From the Mycobacterium sp. 155 genome, the window CCTCGGCGCCTTTGGCGTCGGCCGTGATCGAGCGCGTCTGTGATGGTCGGGCGCTGACCCGGCAGTGGGCGCTCGCCTGCGGGTTCGGCATCGTGGGCAGCGGGTTGCTGAGTATGTCGCGCCACTCGGTCGCGACGACCGGCGCGGCGAACTCTGCGGTTCTCGGCGTTGCACTGGGCTTGGCGGCGGGCGGCTCGTATGCCGGTTACTCCTGGGTCTTGCGCCGACTCATGGACAACCGAGTGAGCCGAGGTGCTTCCACCGCAGCAGTCCTGGGACTCGGCGGGATTCTGCTGATCCCGGTGTTCGTGGCGACCAGTGACACCGTCGTCGGGTCGCCCGCAGGACTCGGTGTCATCACCTATCTCGCGGTGTTGCCGATGTTCCTCGGATACGTCTTCTTCAGTTACGGGCTGGCACACGTGGACACAACCTCGGCCACGACAATCACCCTCCTCGAGCCCGCTGTGGCGACTGTGCTGTCGGTTGCGATCCTGCATGAAAATGTCGGTGCCGTCGGGTGGGCAGGGGTCGCGTTGATCGCGCTGTCACTTGTCGCGCTGACCTTCCCGGCGTCCCGCGACCGGCTGAGTACGCCCGCAAATACGCCCGGCACACAACCAATTCGCAACCCCACGACCCTCGCGTGCGAGCAATGATTCACTCGGACGTAACCACGTGTTCGACGCGTCGCGCGGCGTAGGGATACGGATTGGACCACCATCTTCACTGTGGGCACGCAACGTCTGACGGCACCCGGTGAGATCCCGGACACCGGTATCCCGGCCGCCGTGGCCACCGGCATAACGATGGCCGAGCAATACGACTGGCATCGGGACTATCTGCGCAGGCACCGGGTATCGCGACGGAATTTTCTGCAAGGGTCGGCGGCGTTGGCGGCGGTCGCCGGGCTGGGTGTCTCACCGTTCGGTCACCGCGCCTACGCCGCTGACGCTCCGCTGACGGTGGCCAATCGTCGAGTGGGCTACGGCTCGGACGCTGCCTCTGAACTGCGGCTGGCGGCACAGTTGTCACGCAGTCCCGGCAACTTGAAAGTCTTCGTCGATCACGGGCCGACGCCGGTGTTGGGCGCGACGGTCGAGGCCGAGGTACGCAACCTCGTGACACAGATCCCGGACAGTCGCGGGGGTGTGCTGGCCGCTGAGCAGTTCTACGCGCACGTGCCCGTCAACGGTCTGCCGGGCCGGGCGCGGCACTTTTACCGGTGGCGCACCGAGGACGGTTTCGTCAGCGACGTCCTGTCGGCGTCCACGGCGATGCCGAGCGCACGTGATGCGCAGGTTCCATTCCGATTCACGATGCTGGGCGACCAGGGGACCGACGACACTCCGGTGCTGCCACCGGGACTGGTACCCGGCGATTACGACGACCGCTACTACAAGGCCGACAACGACCCAACCATCGCCCACACCAGTAACCTGCTGAATCAG encodes:
- a CDS encoding DMT family transporter, yielding MTSRNAGFAAIVVASLLWGTTGTASALAPSVSPITVGAGAMGIGGLLQIGVNARALYRDRARLRARIQLVAFGGVCVTAYPLAFYSSMRIGGVALGCVVSLASAPLASAVIERVCDGRALTRQWALACGFGIVGSGLLSMSRHSVATTGAANSAVLGVALGLAAGGSYAGYSWVLRRLMDNRVSRGASTAAVLGLGGILLIPVFVATSDTVVGSPAGLGVITYLAVLPMFLGYVFFSYGLAHVDTTSATTITLLEPAVATVLSVAILHENVGAVGWAGVALIALSLVALTFPASRDRLSTPANTPGTQPIRNPTTLACEQ